In the Salinirubrum litoreum genome, one interval contains:
- a CDS encoding GNAT family N-acetyltransferase → MYVRDAKNRDEVWLLDHIEAMGLDDEAFRSRDYVIAVDEETNDRAGFGRIRIHKHDEGDFCELTGIGVLDGWRGQGVGAHVVERLLSEASDNGFETVYSFTDQPNYLGQFGFRPVESTDLPEHVAARLARKSDALDGDLVALRIGVDDFEMPDRLREAFKYAASETPATTGDEERPEDFGIDPDSATYKYDTGN, encoded by the coding sequence ATGTACGTCCGGGACGCCAAGAACCGAGACGAGGTCTGGTTGCTCGACCACATCGAGGCGATGGGCCTCGACGACGAAGCCTTCAGGTCCCGAGACTACGTCATCGCGGTCGACGAGGAGACGAACGACCGGGCGGGCTTCGGTCGCATCCGCATCCACAAACACGACGAGGGTGACTTCTGTGAACTCACCGGCATCGGCGTCCTCGACGGCTGGCGCGGCCAGGGAGTCGGCGCACACGTCGTCGAGCGACTGCTCTCGGAGGCGAGCGACAACGGGTTCGAGACGGTCTACTCGTTCACCGATCAGCCGAACTACCTCGGGCAGTTCGGATTCCGGCCAGTCGAGTCGACCGACCTCCCCGAACACGTCGCCGCTCGACTGGCCCGAAAGTCGGACGCGCTGGACGGTGATCTCGTCGCGCTCCGGATCGGTGTCGACGACTTCGAGATGCCGGATCGCCTCCGCGAGGCGTTCAAGTACGCGGCCAGCGAGACGCCGGCGACGACCGGCGACGAGGAGCGTCCGGAGGACTTCGGCATCGACCCAGACTCGGCGACGTACAAGTACGACACCGGGAACTGA
- the cdd gene encoding cytidine deaminase has translation MPEPLVERAREVLADAYVPYSEYRVGAALRTADGEVFIGCNIENANYSNSLHAEEVAVAEAVKYGHREFDRIAVSSGVRDGVTPCGMCRQTLAEFCDDDLVVVCDEGGEETTEYTLGDLLPNTISLGTLEAAEGVDDTHPEPDEE, from the coding sequence ATGCCCGAACCACTCGTCGAACGCGCCCGCGAGGTGCTCGCGGACGCCTACGTCCCCTACTCCGAGTACCGCGTCGGCGCGGCACTCCGAACCGCCGACGGCGAGGTCTTCATCGGCTGTAACATCGAGAACGCCAACTACAGCAACAGCCTCCACGCCGAGGAGGTCGCCGTCGCCGAAGCCGTCAAGTACGGCCACCGGGAGTTCGACCGCATCGCCGTCTCCTCGGGCGTCCGCGACGGCGTCACGCCCTGCGGGATGTGCCGCCAGACGCTCGCGGAGTTCTGCGACGACGACCTCGTCGTCGTCTGCGACGAAGGCGGGGAGGAGACGACCGAGTACACGCTCGGGGACCTCCTGCCGAACACCATCTCGCTCGGGACGCTGGAGGCCGCCGAGGGTGTCGACGACACGCACCCCGAACCGGACGAGGAGTGA
- a CDS encoding nucleoside phosphorylase: MTGDSEDPNDEVQYHLEVGPGDVADAVLLPGNPERVDKITALWDDHAEVAHHREYRTATGTYDGADISVTSTGIGSPSAAIAIEELARVGVDTFVRVGSCGAIQPEMDVGDLVITSGGVRQEGTSDEYVREDYPAVADHEVVSALVAAAERLDYDYHVGLTMSADSFYAGQGRPGFEGFEAAGSDTLVQELQDANVKNIEMEAAALLTIANVYGLRAGAVCSVYANRVTGEFRTEGESRAAETASLAVKLLARMDAVKAEAGVDRWHAGLSL; encoded by the coding sequence ATGACTGGCGACAGCGAGGACCCCAACGACGAGGTCCAGTACCACCTCGAAGTCGGCCCCGGCGACGTGGCTGACGCCGTCCTGCTCCCCGGTAACCCCGAGCGTGTGGACAAGATCACCGCGCTGTGGGACGACCACGCGGAGGTCGCCCACCATCGCGAGTACCGTACCGCGACCGGCACCTACGACGGGGCGGACATCTCCGTCACCTCGACCGGCATCGGTTCGCCCTCCGCTGCCATCGCGATCGAGGAACTCGCCCGCGTCGGGGTCGATACCTTCGTTCGGGTCGGGTCCTGTGGCGCGATCCAACCGGAGATGGACGTGGGTGACCTGGTGATCACGTCTGGCGGTGTCCGGCAGGAGGGCACCTCCGACGAGTACGTCCGGGAGGACTACCCCGCCGTCGCCGACCACGAGGTCGTCTCCGCGCTGGTCGCCGCCGCCGAACGACTCGACTACGACTACCACGTCGGCCTGACGATGTCGGCCGACTCCTTCTACGCCGGGCAGGGCCGACCGGGCTTCGAGGGGTTCGAGGCCGCTGGCAGCGACACGCTCGTGCAGGAACTGCAGGACGCGAACGTCAAGAACATCGAGATGGAGGCCGCCGCGCTGTTGACCATCGCTAACGTCTACGGCCTGCGGGCCGGCGCGGTCTGTTCGGTGTACGCGAATCGGGTGACCGGCGAGTTCCGGACCGAGGGCGAGTCGAGAGCCGCCGAGACCGCGAGTCTGGCCGTGAAACTCCTCGCCCGGATGGACGCGGTGAAAGCCGAGGCCGGCGTGGATCGGTGGCACGCCGGCCTGTCGCTGTAG
- a CDS encoding NAD(P)/FAD-dependent oxidoreductase, translated as MTADVVVLGAGYAGAGAVKRFEDEIDAGEANLTWVSEQDYHLVLHEVHRVIRDPSVESKVAIPVSEIKSPSTNFVQDHVTGVDTDARTVHVADGDDIDYDYLLVALGSATAFYGIEGLEEYSHTLKSLDDARAIHEDVKQAAAEASRTDPAQVVVGGAGLSGIQTAGEIAEYRDKHRAPIDIKLVEGLDEVFPGNDPELQGALRKRLEAADIDILTGDFISKVDEETIYLGGGEDEAPEELPYDVSVWTGGITGQEEVAEANVEKDERSNRIYADMDFQTSNDRVFAIGDSALIDQGDDEFAPPTAQAAWGAAEVAGENLARSVRGAPLKSWTHTDKGTLVSVGEKAVAHGVDPLPIDTFGGFGAKFLKKAVAVRWIADVTSLGRGLNAWSDM; from the coding sequence ATGACTGCCGATGTCGTCGTACTCGGGGCCGGATACGCCGGTGCCGGTGCGGTGAAACGTTTCGAGGACGAGATCGACGCCGGCGAGGCGAACCTGACCTGGGTGTCGGAACAGGACTACCACCTCGTGCTCCACGAGGTCCACCGCGTCATCCGCGATCCGTCGGTGGAGTCGAAGGTCGCCATCCCGGTCTCGGAGATCAAGTCCCCCTCGACGAACTTCGTCCAGGACCACGTCACCGGCGTCGACACCGACGCGCGCACCGTCCACGTCGCGGACGGCGACGACATCGACTACGACTACCTGCTCGTGGCACTCGGCTCCGCCACCGCATTCTACGGCATCGAGGGACTGGAGGAGTACAGCCACACCCTCAAGAGCCTCGACGACGCCCGCGCCATCCACGAGGACGTGAAGCAGGCCGCCGCCGAGGCTTCCCGCACCGACCCGGCACAGGTCGTCGTCGGCGGGGCCGGCCTGTCGGGCATCCAGACCGCCGGTGAGATCGCGGAGTACCGCGACAAGCACCGCGCACCGATCGACATCAAACTGGTCGAGGGACTCGACGAGGTCTTCCCCGGGAACGACCCCGAACTGCAGGGTGCCCTCCGGAAGCGCCTCGAAGCGGCCGACATCGACATCCTGACCGGCGACTTCATCTCGAAGGTCGACGAGGAGACGATCTACCTCGGCGGCGGCGAGGACGAGGCGCCAGAGGAGTTGCCCTACGACGTGTCGGTCTGGACCGGCGGCATCACCGGCCAGGAGGAGGTCGCGGAGGCGAACGTCGAGAAGGACGAACGCTCGAACCGCATCTACGCGGACATGGACTTCCAGACGAGTAACGACCGCGTCTTCGCCATCGGCGACTCGGCGCTGATCGACCAGGGCGACGACGAGTTCGCGCCGCCGACCGCACAGGCCGCGTGGGGTGCCGCAGAGGTCGCCGGCGAGAACCTCGCCCGATCGGTTCGCGGTGCGCCGCTGAAGTCGTGGACCCACACCGACAAGGGGACGCTCGTCTCGGTCGGCGAGAAGGCGGTCGCCCACGGCGTCGACCCACTGCCGATCGACACGTTCGGCGGGTTCGGCGCGAAGTTCCTGAAGAAGGCGGTCGCGGTGCGGTGGATCGCGGACGTGACCTCGCTCGGGCGTGGTCTGAACGCCTGGAGCGACATGTGA
- a CDS encoding mechanosensitive ion channel family protein — MKRPVGYVSLLLALVAGVAGALVEGTPLLDEFAFTLLAAKALYALGVVLGANGCYLLISRYLVARSANKRRAHDARNVLRLAFGAVTVVAVLGIVTNQWVGVLVSFGVIGFAITFALQQPLLSLLGWVYIMTKRPYEVGDRVEIEGRKGDVVEVDFLVTELWEIDGELVASNQPSGRVVTVPNSVVLSSEVVNYTAGFDAIWNEVVVQVAYETDLDFARERMVDVAEAYLGDDMTRGVAEYTDALARTPVELDVQDHPSVNVRQQESWVELRLRYTTHPRRGARVRNELSRRVLAELNQHPDRVKFPVGRNR; from the coding sequence GTGAAACGACCAGTCGGCTACGTCTCCCTGCTCCTCGCACTCGTCGCTGGGGTCGCCGGCGCACTCGTCGAGGGGACGCCGCTGCTCGACGAGTTCGCGTTCACACTGCTGGCGGCGAAGGCGTTGTACGCCCTCGGCGTGGTCCTCGGCGCGAACGGGTGTTACCTGCTGATCTCGCGGTATCTCGTCGCCCGGAGCGCGAACAAGCGCCGGGCCCACGACGCCCGGAACGTCCTCCGACTCGCCTTCGGTGCGGTGACGGTCGTCGCGGTCCTCGGCATCGTGACGAACCAGTGGGTCGGCGTCCTCGTCTCCTTCGGCGTCATCGGCTTCGCCATCACCTTCGCCCTCCAGCAGCCACTGCTGTCACTCCTCGGGTGGGTCTACATCATGACGAAGCGGCCCTACGAGGTCGGCGACCGCGTCGAGATCGAGGGGCGGAAGGGCGACGTGGTAGAGGTGGACTTCCTCGTCACGGAGTTGTGGGAGATCGACGGCGAACTCGTCGCGTCGAACCAGCCCTCCGGGCGGGTGGTGACGGTGCCGAACAGCGTCGTCCTCTCCTCGGAGGTCGTCAACTACACCGCCGGCTTCGACGCCATCTGGAACGAGGTCGTCGTGCAGGTCGCCTACGAGACCGACCTGGACTTCGCCCGCGAGCGGATGGTCGACGTCGCCGAAGCGTACCTCGGCGACGACATGACGCGCGGCGTCGCGGAGTACACCGACGCGCTCGCCCGGACGCCGGTCGAACTCGACGTGCAGGACCACCCGAGCGTCAACGTCCGGCAACAGGAGTCGTGGGTCGAACTGCGACTGCGGTACACGACCCACCCACGCCGGGGCGCGCGTGTCAGAAACGAACTCTCGCGGCGTGTGCTGGCGGAACTGAACCAGCATCCGGACCGGGTGAAGTTCCCGGTCGGGAGAAATCGGTGA
- a CDS encoding Zn-dependent hydrolase, translating to MQVDAERLRADIEATGEFGRVPTDEGWGRTVRCGTEANREAREYLVERLRDAGLTVAVDAVGNVAGRWDPDSADPDAAPVAVGSHLDSVPEGGIFDGPLGVYAALETVRAMQDAGVEAERPVVVVSFTEEEGGRFGDGLLGSSVAAGERSVADAIALADDDGTTLGDALDDIDFRGEGRLDASEWDAWYELHIEQDTRLESAGVPVGVVTTITGITHCHVEILGEANHAGATPMDQRTDALAAASEFVLDVEATATEVVAEDSETAVGTVGSATVSPNATNVVPGRVELGVDVRDVTREAMETIVESARASLSVLAADRGVETSFERPFDLDPTAMSDRLRSAAHDAGDRAGVETIDLHSGAAHDTMHVASVTDACLLFAPSEDGISHNPREWTDWADCATATRVLAGAVADAAGGRPAGGT from the coding sequence ATGCAGGTAGACGCCGAGAGACTCAGAGCCGACATCGAGGCCACCGGCGAGTTCGGCCGGGTTCCGACCGACGAGGGGTGGGGCCGGACCGTCCGTTGTGGCACCGAGGCCAACCGCGAGGCGCGCGAGTACCTCGTCGAGCGACTCCGAGACGCCGGCCTGACCGTCGCAGTCGACGCGGTGGGCAACGTCGCCGGACGCTGGGACCCGGACTCCGCCGACCCGGACGCCGCGCCGGTGGCTGTCGGGAGCCACCTCGACTCGGTCCCGGAGGGCGGCATCTTCGACGGACCGCTCGGGGTCTACGCCGCGCTCGAAACCGTCCGGGCGATGCAGGACGCCGGCGTCGAAGCCGAGCGCCCGGTCGTGGTCGTCTCCTTCACCGAGGAGGAGGGCGGCCGGTTCGGCGACGGCCTCCTCGGCTCCTCGGTCGCGGCCGGCGAGCGGTCGGTCGCGGACGCCATCGCGCTGGCGGACGACGACGGCACCACACTCGGGGACGCACTCGACGACATCGACTTCCGTGGGGAGGGCCGTCTGGACGCCAGCGAGTGGGACGCCTGGTACGAACTCCACATCGAACAGGACACACGGCTCGAATCGGCCGGCGTGCCGGTCGGCGTCGTGACGACGATCACCGGGATCACCCACTGTCACGTCGAGATTCTCGGCGAGGCGAACCACGCAGGCGCGACGCCGATGGATCAGCGAACCGACGCGCTGGCGGCCGCGAGCGAGTTCGTCCTGGACGTGGAGGCGACCGCGACCGAGGTCGTCGCCGAGGACTCCGAGACCGCGGTCGGCACGGTCGGCTCTGCGACCGTCTCGCCGAACGCGACGAACGTCGTCCCCGGCCGCGTCGAACTCGGCGTCGACGTGCGGGACGTGACCCGCGAGGCGATGGAGACCATCGTCGAGTCGGCACGGGCCAGCCTCTCGGTGCTCGCGGCCGACCGGGGCGTCGAGACGAGTTTCGAGCGTCCCTTCGACCTCGACCCGACGGCGATGAGCGACCGACTCCGGAGTGCGGCCCACGACGCGGGCGACCGGGCCGGAGTCGAGACGATCGACCTGCACTCCGGCGCGGCCCACGACACGATGCACGTGGCAAGCGTCACCGACGCCTGTCTCCTCTTTGCTCCCTCGGAAGACGGCATCTCGCACAACCCCCGCGAGTGGACCGACTGGGCCGACTGCGCGACCGCGACGCGCGTGCTGGCCGGTGCCGTCGCCGACGCGGCAGGCGGTCGGCCGGCGGGCGGAACCTAA
- a CDS encoding aldo/keto reductase — protein sequence MTNETEDTVSETSADALTPGAIPPVGLGTMGIEDPQAITTALDVGYRHLDTAQIYENEAVVGEGLADSPVPREDVLVATKVWADSLAAADVRESTLASREKLGVETIDLLYVHRPIDTYDPATTLPAFDALREDGVVRGVGVSNFTVAELDEAVSILDSPLVAHQTEYHPLFRRPELLEHAREHGYRLVAYSPLAGGKVFELPEITAVAEKHETTEAAVAVAWLRAKDIAVIPKASSRSHLEANLRAGELALDDEDVARIDAIEREEELFPE from the coding sequence ATGACGAACGAAACGGAAGACACTGTGAGCGAGACGAGCGCCGACGCGCTCACACCCGGAGCCATCCCGCCGGTCGGACTCGGGACGATGGGCATCGAGGATCCGCAGGCGATCACGACCGCGCTGGACGTGGGCTACCGCCACCTCGACACCGCACAGATCTACGAGAACGAGGCGGTCGTCGGCGAGGGCCTCGCGGACTCGCCGGTCCCGCGCGAGGACGTGCTGGTGGCGACGAAGGTGTGGGCCGACAGTCTCGCGGCCGCAGACGTCCGCGAGTCGACGCTGGCGAGTCGCGAGAAACTCGGCGTCGAGACCATCGACCTGCTGTACGTTCACCGGCCCATCGACACCTACGACCCGGCGACGACACTGCCTGCGTTCGACGCGCTCCGCGAGGACGGCGTGGTCCGGGGCGTCGGCGTCAGCAACTTCACGGTCGCTGAACTCGACGAGGCGGTGTCGATCCTCGACAGCCCGCTGGTGGCCCACCAGACCGAGTACCACCCGCTGTTTCGGCGACCCGAGTTGCTGGAACACGCCCGCGAGCACGGCTACCGGCTGGTCGCCTACTCCCCGCTCGCCGGCGGGAAGGTGTTCGAGCTGCCCGAGATCACGGCGGTCGCGGAGAAGCACGAGACGACCGAGGCGGCGGTCGCGGTCGCGTGGCTCCGGGCGAAGGACATCGCGGTGATCCCGAAGGCGTCGAGTCGGTCGCACCTGGAGGCGAATCTGCGGGCCGGTGAACTCGCGTTGGACGACGAGGACGTGGCCCGGATCGACGCGATAGAGCGCGAGGAAGAGCTGTTTCCGGAGTGA
- a CDS encoding HAD family hydrolase has translation MYDAVIFDNDGVLVDLADRSLLVESTRIAFETVGVTDPAEEHVEAMTLGVAPETVHRVAETYGVDPETLWASRDHASSVAQQDAIRAGQKSLYDDVDAVAGIELPKAIVSTNQQTTIDFLLSHFDMAHLFDPAIGREPTVESLHRKKPNPYYLDRAVRALDARNPLFVGDSDSDVAAAEAVGIDSAFVRRSHRAGHTPEPDPTHDLDSLYDLHGILDG, from the coding sequence GTGTACGACGCGGTCATCTTCGACAACGACGGCGTCCTCGTGGACCTCGCGGACCGGTCGCTCCTCGTGGAGTCCACTCGGATCGCCTTCGAGACGGTCGGCGTCACCGACCCCGCCGAGGAGCACGTCGAGGCGATGACGCTCGGTGTCGCGCCGGAGACGGTCCACCGGGTCGCAGAGACCTACGGCGTCGATCCGGAGACGCTCTGGGCCAGCCGCGACCACGCGAGTTCGGTCGCCCAGCAGGACGCGATCCGGGCCGGACAGAAGTCGCTGTACGACGACGTCGACGCCGTGGCCGGGATCGAACTCCCGAAGGCGATCGTCTCCACGAACCAGCAGACGACGATCGACTTCCTCCTCTCGCACTTCGACATGGCGCACCTGTTCGACCCCGCGATCGGCAGAGAGCCGACCGTCGAGAGCCTCCACCGGAAGAAGCCGAACCCTTACTACCTCGACCGGGCGGTGCGGGCACTGGACGCCCGGAACCCGCTGTTCGTCGGCGACTCGGACTCGGACGTGGCGGCGGCCGAGGCGGTCGGGATCGACTCGGCGTTCGTCCGCCGGAGCCACCGTGCCGGCCACACGCCCGAACCGGACCCGACCCACGACCTCGATTCGCTGTACGATCTGCACGGGATACTCGACGGCTGA
- a CDS encoding SDR family NAD(P)-dependent oxidoreductase — protein MTDLSGRVAVVTGASRGVGRGVAVELGTAGATVYVTGRSVADDRTENLPGTVDATAEAVTAAGGTGIAVRCDHTDDEDVRLLFERMTSEQGRLDLLVNNAWGGYEGYDESFDAPFWEQSTRRWDAMFDAGVRPAFTASRLAVPLLRRSERGLIVTVSAGDGPKYRGSLPYDVAKTAVERLGRAMAYELREAETAVTSLVVQPGFTRTERVEATFAEAGAAVPAETHSPAFVGRVVAALAGDPNVGARTGTVARVAELAREYDVVDVDGRRPEPFSLDTPAI, from the coding sequence ATGACCGATCTCTCGGGGCGGGTCGCCGTGGTGACGGGTGCGAGCAGAGGTGTGGGGCGCGGTGTCGCCGTCGAACTCGGCACGGCGGGCGCGACGGTGTACGTCACGGGCCGAAGCGTCGCCGACGACAGGACGGAGAACCTGCCGGGAACCGTGGACGCCACGGCCGAGGCGGTGACGGCGGCGGGCGGCACCGGCATCGCGGTCCGGTGTGACCACACCGACGACGAAGACGTGCGCCTGTTGTTCGAGCGCATGACGAGCGAACAGGGCCGACTGGATCTGCTCGTCAACAACGCGTGGGGTGGCTACGAAGGCTACGACGAGTCGTTCGACGCGCCCTTCTGGGAGCAGTCGACCCGCCGGTGGGATGCGATGTTCGACGCCGGTGTCCGGCCCGCCTTCACCGCCAGTCGACTCGCGGTCCCCCTGCTCCGGCGGAGCGAACGTGGGCTGATCGTCACGGTGTCGGCCGGTGACGGCCCGAAGTATCGCGGGAGTCTCCCCTACGACGTGGCGAAGACCGCGGTCGAACGACTGGGCCGGGCGATGGCCTACGAACTGCGCGAGGCGGAGACTGCGGTCACGTCGCTGGTCGTCCAGCCGGGGTTCACCCGGACCGAGCGTGTCGAAGCCACGTTCGCCGAGGCGGGCGCGGCGGTACCGGCGGAGACGCACTCTCCGGCGTTCGTCGGTCGGGTCGTCGCGGCGCTGGCCGGCGATCCGAACGTCGGCGCGCGAACCGGGACGGTCGCGCGGGTCGCGGAACTCGCGCGGGAGTACGACGTGGTGGACGTGGACGGTCGCCGACCCGAGCCGTTCTCGCTGGACACGCCGGCGATCTGA
- a CDS encoding metal ABC transporter permease: MGALSAGVAGTHPPLVVGFLTEMLSYGFMRRAVIAGVCIAVVAPLVGSFLVHRRMAMIGDTLAHTAFAGVAVGLFLTSVLGVVVPPALTALAVAVVAGLVIELLSEYTDVYNDVSMAIVLSGGFALGTVLVSLTDGGIAVSIGQYLFGSLSTLTQANVELLLVLGVFVTGTVLLTYRQLVYVTFDESSAHVAGIDVPRINRLLALLTALVVVGAMQMMGVILVAAMLVVPVATATQVARSFRESVLLAVLSGLVAVLVGVTLSYAFGLAAGGTIVLVGIGLYALTTALAVVSGTR; the protein is encoded by the coding sequence ATGGGCGCGCTGTCCGCCGGCGTCGCCGGCACCCACCCGCCGCTCGTCGTCGGCTTCCTGACCGAGATGCTGAGCTACGGCTTCATGCGTCGGGCAGTGATCGCCGGGGTCTGCATCGCGGTCGTCGCGCCGCTCGTGGGGTCCTTCCTCGTCCACCGCCGGATGGCGATGATCGGCGACACGCTGGCGCACACGGCCTTCGCCGGGGTCGCCGTCGGGTTGTTCCTGACCAGCGTGCTCGGGGTCGTTGTCCCGCCGGCACTGACCGCGCTGGCCGTCGCGGTCGTCGCCGGCCTCGTGATCGAACTGCTCTCGGAGTACACCGACGTCTACAACGACGTGTCGATGGCCATCGTGCTCTCCGGCGGGTTCGCGCTGGGCACGGTTCTCGTCAGCCTGACCGACGGGGGCATCGCGGTCAGCATCGGCCAGTACCTGTTCGGGAGTCTCTCGACGCTCACGCAGGCGAACGTCGAACTCCTCCTCGTCCTCGGCGTCTTCGTCACCGGCACCGTCCTGCTGACCTACCGACAACTGGTCTACGTCACCTTCGACGAGTCGTCGGCCCACGTGGCGGGGATCGACGTGCCACGGATCAACCGGCTGCTCGCGCTCCTCACGGCGCTGGTCGTCGTCGGCGCGATGCAGATGATGGGTGTCATCCTCGTCGCCGCGATGCTGGTCGTCCCGGTCGCCACCGCCACACAGGTCGCCCGGAGCTTCCGCGAGTCGGTCCTGCTCGCGGTGCTCTCCGGTCTCGTCGCGGTGCTCGTCGGCGTGACGCTCTCGTACGCGTTCGGACTCGCGGCCGGCGGGACCATCGTGCTCGTCGGGATCGGACTGTACGCGCTCACCACCGCCCTCGCGGTGGTCTCAGGGACGCGATAG
- a CDS encoding metal ABC transporter ATP-binding protein: MSVLDFDDVTFGYGDRPAVEDVSLTVEAGEFLGVVGPNGSGKTTLLKLALGLIDPDAGEVRLFGEPADEFADGTRIGYVAQLGREADSGMPVTVREVVRMGRYPHVGRGRFGPADTEAVDDALATVGVADLAGRRLSALSGGQRQRVVIARALAGDADLLVLDEPAVGVDAESREAFYDLLGELNDDGLTVLLVEHDIGVVTAYATSVACINRELYFHGDTLDFSESDALQAAYGANQRLLAHDHP; encoded by the coding sequence ATGAGCGTCCTCGACTTCGACGACGTGACCTTCGGCTACGGCGACCGGCCGGCGGTCGAGGACGTGTCGCTGACCGTCGAGGCCGGCGAGTTCCTCGGCGTCGTCGGGCCGAACGGATCCGGCAAGACGACCCTGTTGAAACTCGCGCTCGGACTGATCGACCCCGACGCCGGCGAGGTCCGGTTGTTCGGCGAGCCAGCAGACGAGTTCGCGGACGGGACCCGGATCGGCTACGTCGCGCAACTCGGCAGAGAGGCCGACAGCGGGATGCCGGTGACGGTCCGGGAGGTCGTCCGGATGGGTCGCTACCCCCACGTCGGGAGGGGGCGGTTCGGCCCGGCCGACACCGAGGCGGTCGACGACGCCCTGGCGACCGTCGGGGTCGCTGACCTCGCAGGTCGTCGGCTCTCGGCGCTCTCCGGCGGGCAACGCCAACGAGTCGTCATCGCGCGGGCACTGGCCGGCGACGCCGACCTCCTCGTGCTGGACGAACCGGCCGTCGGCGTCGACGCCGAGTCGCGCGAGGCGTTCTACGACCTCCTCGGCGAGTTGAACGACGACGGCCTGACGGTCCTGCTGGTCGAACACGACATCGGCGTGGTCACCGCCTACGCGACCTCGGTCGCCTGTATCAACCGGGAACTGTACTTTCACGGGGACACGCTGGACTTCTCCGAGAGCGACGCGCTCCAGGCCGCCTACGGCGCGAACCAGCGACTCCTCGCACACGACCACCCGTGA
- a CDS encoding metal ABC transporter substrate-binding protein, with protein MRSQTRRRFLLGTSGAALTGLAGCLGRGTTGGSGSTDGTATGETAESSFFVVSDFASAVAGDVLSVGNLVPFGQHGHGWEPGPTVQRRVLDADAFLYVGDGFQPWADRIRRNLRDDGSDVPTVEAWAGVDLLAADGDEHGDHDETHDDEHHDDEHHDDETETHDDEHHDDHETETETHDDEHHDDHESGSDDGHDDHDHGAVDPHFWLDPERAKQAVGNIEAGLTEVVPDQQETLASNADRLRDDLDSLDATYRERLSGRTRDTILVAGHNSFRYLARRYDFDVEALTGLAPDAAPTPQDVRRAQDAIAEHDVEYVLAPVFESDRAARQLVAETDATGVLPLTPVPSLTPEWNDRGWGYLDVMEQVNLPSLARALGAETE; from the coding sequence ATGCGATCACAGACACGGCGACGATTCCTCCTCGGAACGAGCGGTGCGGCGCTCACCGGACTCGCTGGCTGTCTCGGCAGGGGAACGACGGGCGGGTCAGGATCGACAGACGGGACCGCGACCGGAGAGACCGCAGAGTCCTCCTTCTTCGTCGTCTCGGACTTCGCCTCGGCGGTCGCCGGCGACGTTCTATCCGTCGGGAACCTCGTTCCCTTCGGCCAGCACGGCCACGGCTGGGAACCGGGCCCGACCGTCCAGCGCCGGGTCCTCGACGCCGACGCCTTCCTGTACGTCGGCGACGGGTTCCAGCCGTGGGCCGACCGGATTCGCCGGAACCTCCGTGACGACGGGAGCGACGTACCGACCGTCGAGGCCTGGGCCGGCGTCGACCTGTTGGCTGCCGACGGCGACGAACACGGGGACCACGACGAGACGCACGACGACGAGCATCACGACGACGAGCATCACGACGACGAGACGGAGACGCACGACGACGAGCATCACGACGACCACGAAACCGAGACTGAGACACACGACGACGAGCATCACGACGACCACGAATCGGGGAGTGACGACGGCCACGACGACCACGACCACGGGGCCGTCGATCCGCACTTCTGGCTCGACCCCGAGCGAGCGAAACAGGCGGTCGGCAACATCGAGGCCGGTCTCACAGAGGTCGTCCCCGACCAGCAGGAGACGCTGGCGAGCAACGCCGACAGGCTCCGAGACGACCTGGACTCGCTTGACGCGACCTACCGCGAACGCCTGTCGGGCCGGACCCGCGACACGATACTCGTCGCCGGCCACAACTCGTTCCGGTATCTCGCGCGGCGCTACGACTTCGACGTCGAGGCACTCACCGGACTGGCACCCGACGCCGCACCGACACCGCAGGACGTGCGCCGGGCGCAGGACGCCATCGCGGAACACGACGTGGAGTACGTCCTCGCGCCGGTGTTCGAGTCCGACCGCGCCGCCCGCCAACTCGTCGCAGAGACCGACGCGACCGGGGTCCTGCCGCTGACGCCGGTGCCGAGTCTGACGCCCGAGTGGAACGACCGGGGCTGGGGCTACCTCGACGTGATGGAGCAGGTGAACCTCCCGTCGCTGGCCCGCGCACTCGGAGCGGAGACGGAATGA